A stretch of Eleutherodactylus coqui strain aEleCoq1 chromosome 2, aEleCoq1.hap1, whole genome shotgun sequence DNA encodes these proteins:
- the LOC136610471 gene encoding olfactory receptor 5B12-like, whose protein sequence is MDLMNGTQVTVFVFSGLTDDKKLLPFLFILFSLVYIISIVGNIGITALVYNTSKLHSPMYYFLSVLSLIDVFYSCVITPKMIFDLLLVNKVISFTGCALQFFFYAALAGSENFLLSTMSYDRYVAICHPLHYMTIMTRKKCLCLVSVVFSVGFLQSAVQTSCTFSLQYCRSNLIDHFYCDVPPVLKLSCSNTFYCNMITVYIVGVGTIIPFLTIIISYMLILSSILRITSQEGRKKAFSTCSSHFICASVFYLALFFNYLRPSSSVSSSQHKVASIFYAVVTPMLNPFLYTLRNQEIRRIIEQVMRNLTSVIRHRLGAMFNL, encoded by the coding sequence ATGGACCTCATGAATGGAACACAAGTGACCGTGTTTGTGTTCTCCGGACTGACTGATGATAAGAAGCTTCTACCATTTCTCTTCATTCTCTTTTCACTTGTTTACATTATCTCTATAGTAGGGAACATTGGCATCACAGCTCTTGTCTATAACACCTCCAAACTCCACTCACCCATGTACTACTTCTTGAGTGTCCTCTCTCTGATTGATGTCTTCTATTCTTGTGTCATCACTCCAAAAATGATTTTTGATCTTCTCTTGGTGAATAAGGTCATCTCATTTACTGGTTGTGCTCTCCAGTTCTTCTTCTATGCAGCTCTGGCAGGAAGTGAAAATTTTCTTCTCTCCACCATGTCCTATGACCGCTATGTTGCCATCTGCCACCCGCTTCATTATATGACTATAATGACTAGGAAGAAATGTCTGTGTCTTGTTTCTGTTGTCTTCTCAGTTGGCTTCTTGCAGTCAGCAGTACAGACCAGCTGCACATTTAGTCTCCAGTACTGTAGATCCAACCTTATCGACCACTTCTACTGTGATGTCCCACCAGTGCTCAAACTGTCCTGCTCCAACACCTTCTACTGTAACATGATCACAGTATATATCGTGGGTGTAGGGACTATAATCCCATTCCTGACCATCATAATTTCATATATGCTCATACTTTCTTCAATTTTACGCATAACATCTCAAGAGGGCAGGAAGAAAGCTTTCAGCACATGCTCCTCACATTTCATATGTGCTTCAGTCTTTTATTTAGCACTTTTTTTCAACTACTTGCGCCCTTCTTCTAGTGTCTCTTCCAGCCAGCACAAAGTGGCTTCAATCTTCTATGCAGTGGTGACCCCAATGCTCAATCCATTTTTATACACTCTGAGGAACCAAGAGATAAGGAGAATTATTGAGCAAGTGATGCGTAATCTTACTTCTGTTATTAGACATAGGTTGGGGGCTATGTTTAACCTATGA